The genomic stretch TTTCCAGACTTTCAGTGGATTCAGTGTATGAGCGGAAAAGGGAAGCTTTGTGTGAATAATCAAGCATATACAATTGAACAGAACGAAGGCTTTTTTCTAACTCCCTACGTTCCGCATGAATATTATCCTTTAAGTGAACAATGGGAAGTATGTTGGGTTTCATTTAACGGAGCACAAATCAATGAAACTCTTCGTACATTTGGCTTGCTAACCTCAACAAAAGTTAAGGTAACATATGCTGAAACTCTTTTACAAAAGCTAAAAGATATGATTTTAGCTTTTGAAGTCAAAGGGTCATCGAGTAGCTTAAAGGCTTCTGAGTTAATTTATAGCTTTTTGCTTCATTTACAGAATGATTGCCTGCTGTCTGAAAGAAAAACGAGACATGAGCATCATGCGCAGCTTCAGCCTGCCATTGACTATATTGAAGGTTCGTATGCTAGCGTTGTGACTCTAGATGCTATCGCTCACTCTTTAAACGTAACACCTCAGTATACGTGCCTTTTATTTCAACAAGCTTTTGGTTTAAGACCAATCGAATACGTTACGCGAGTGCGCATTCAAAAAGCGAAAGAGCTTTTAATTAAACATAGCCAAATGTCTGTCTCAGAGGTGGCAGCATTAGTTGGATATGAAAATGTCAGCTATTTTATTAAGCAGTTTAAGAAATATGAAAACCTGACCCCTACAGCGTTTCGCAAATTATATTTATCATCATAAATTAAAAAAGGAGTCGAGGGATGA from Bacillus sp. 1780r2a1 encodes the following:
- a CDS encoding AraC family transcriptional regulator — protein: MDKAIFPTLTELDLRLPFYVSSVGYWKHQVHIVREHEFPDFQWIQCMSGKGKLCVNNQAYTIEQNEGFFLTPYVPHEYYPLSEQWEVCWVSFNGAQINETLRTFGLLTSTKVKVTYAETLLQKLKDMILAFEVKGSSSSLKASELIYSFLLHLQNDCLLSERKTRHEHHAQLQPAIDYIEGSYASVVTLDAIAHSLNVTPQYTCLLFQQAFGLRPIEYVTRVRIQKAKELLIKHSQMSVSEVAALVGYENVSYFIKQFKKYENLTPTAFRKLYLSS